A genomic segment from Dermatobacter hominis encodes:
- a CDS encoding DUF2461 domain-containing protein yields MAGRSDDDEAFRGFPAAALEFFDDLEADNTKEWFHAHRDVYDRAVKAPMAALVQELEPEFGPMTLSRPNRDVRFARGRGPYKLEVYARSRRHDGAGWYVQLMADGLFAGGGIYMPDREQLARLRAAIADDRTGAELVDVVAGLEADGVELMRDGALRTAPRGWPADHPRIELLRLVHLAGGRRFPVRRWLHTAAARDRVVETWRSLQPLVDWIGANV; encoded by the coding sequence GTGGCCGGCCGCTCCGACGACGACGAGGCGTTCCGCGGGTTCCCCGCAGCGGCGCTCGAGTTCTTCGACGACCTCGAGGCCGACAACACGAAGGAGTGGTTCCACGCGCACCGCGACGTCTACGACCGTGCGGTGAAGGCGCCGATGGCCGCGCTGGTGCAGGAGCTCGAGCCGGAGTTCGGCCCGATGACCCTCTCGCGACCGAACCGCGACGTGCGCTTCGCCCGCGGCCGGGGCCCGTACAAGCTCGAGGTCTACGCCCGCTCCCGCCGCCACGACGGCGCTGGTTGGTACGTGCAGCTCATGGCCGACGGGCTCTTCGCCGGCGGCGGCATCTACATGCCGGACCGCGAGCAGCTCGCCCGCCTCCGCGCCGCGATCGCCGACGACCGCACCGGAGCCGAGCTCGTCGACGTCGTGGCCGGGCTCGAGGCCGACGGCGTCGAGCTCATGCGTGACGGGGCGCTGCGCACGGCCCCGCGGGGCTGGCCGGCCGACCACCCGCGGATCGAGCTGCTGCGGCTCGTGCACCTCGCCGGCGGGCGCCGGTTCCCGGTGCGGCGGTGGCTGCACACGGCGGCGGCCCGGGACCGGGTCGTCGAGACGTGGCGATCGCTCCAGCCGCTCGTGGACTGGATCGGCGCCAACGTCTGA
- a CDS encoding PaaI family thioesterase — protein sequence MTDLPVEAQDNVPGRLGVTARFTDGRLLMDLEPAASTCHLGCVRTSVVSFVVDAVAGITLDTDPDMWTLTTDMTVRTLARPAPPRVTGTATVVRDGRRSGSCTVDLVDDRGELFGFGAIGFARVPRRPDDPPKPTLPPEAAPRVLGMLPTITVPLREAAGIRVLDAVAGVVEIDVAPHVRNPAGTLQGAMVALVAESAAEELVGHRTGRPVVVTELDVRYLAQAPVGPIRTSCRVLGDGVGAAVEVTMVDTSVGRVTTIVHARAAEP from the coding sequence GTGACCGACCTGCCGGTCGAGGCGCAGGACAACGTGCCCGGGCGGCTCGGCGTGACCGCCCGGTTCACCGACGGCCGGTTGCTCATGGACCTCGAGCCGGCCGCGTCGACCTGCCACCTCGGGTGCGTGCGCACGAGCGTCGTGTCGTTCGTCGTCGACGCCGTCGCCGGGATCACGCTCGACACCGATCCCGACATGTGGACGCTGACCACCGACATGACGGTCCGGACGCTCGCCCGGCCCGCGCCGCCGAGGGTGACCGGCACCGCGACCGTGGTGCGCGACGGCCGGCGCTCCGGGAGCTGCACCGTCGACCTGGTCGACGACCGAGGCGAGCTGTTCGGCTTCGGCGCGATCGGGTTCGCCCGCGTGCCGCGCCGGCCCGACGACCCGCCCAAGCCGACGCTCCCGCCCGAGGCGGCGCCGCGGGTGCTCGGCATGCTGCCCACCATCACCGTGCCGCTGCGCGAGGCCGCGGGGATCCGGGTCCTCGACGCGGTCGCCGGTGTCGTCGAGATCGACGTGGCGCCGCACGTGCGCAACCCGGCCGGCACGCTCCAGGGCGCCATGGTGGCGCTGGTCGCGGAGTCCGCGGCCGAGGAGCTCGTCGGGCACCGGACCGGCCGGCCCGTCGTGGTGACCGAGCTCGACGTGCGCTACCTCGCCCAGGCGCCCGTCGGGCCCATCCGCACCTCGTGCCGGGTGCTCGGCGACGGGGTCGGCGCCGCGGTCGAGGTGACGATGGTCGACACGTCGGTGGGCCGGGTCACGACCATCGTCCACGCCCGCGCCGCCGAGCCCTGA
- a CDS encoding TldD/PmbA family protein yields the protein MTPEELLSVADGVVGRAKPGEELEAVVTWSHDTEIRAADGEVEHFVESDAAGLGVRIVRDGRTGVAWVGSLGDEAAIEECIVEARDNAEFGTPDPHAGLAVPDGVAAAALDLFDDRLERVPTAAKIELAVDLERRILDADPRMVGLEASDYADAVSAGAIATTTGIRVCGADTSAYVGAWALAEDDSGTTTGFGFSVGRTTEDLLVEPAAADAVRRCLTMLGASKAPSERLTVVLDPYVTSQFLGLVAELLSGEAVLRGRSAFAGRVGEQVASPLVTLVDDPTDALAPSADDTDGEGLACRPVDLLSGGVLQGYLHNAYTARATGTTSTGSAQRGSHRSVPGVGPRVAKLLGGSGTSEQVIAAVGDGLLVQEVAGLHSGVNPVSGDLSVGVEGVRIRGGELAESIREVTIGSTLQRMLLDVQAVGADLTYFPWDAAGVTLAIADVTMSGT from the coding sequence GTGACCCCCGAGGAGCTGCTGTCGGTCGCGGACGGGGTCGTCGGCCGGGCGAAGCCGGGCGAGGAGCTCGAGGCCGTCGTCACGTGGAGCCACGACACCGAGATCCGGGCGGCGGACGGCGAGGTCGAGCACTTCGTCGAGTCCGACGCCGCCGGGCTCGGGGTGCGCATCGTGCGCGACGGGCGCACCGGTGTGGCGTGGGTCGGTTCGCTCGGCGACGAGGCGGCGATCGAGGAGTGCATCGTCGAGGCGCGCGACAACGCCGAGTTCGGCACGCCCGACCCCCACGCCGGGCTCGCGGTGCCCGACGGTGTCGCGGCCGCCGCCCTCGACCTGTTCGACGACCGGCTCGAGCGCGTCCCCACGGCCGCCAAGATCGAGCTCGCCGTCGACCTCGAACGTCGCATCCTCGACGCCGATCCGCGCATGGTCGGCCTGGAGGCGTCGGACTACGCGGACGCGGTCTCCGCCGGCGCGATCGCGACGACCACCGGCATCCGCGTCTGCGGCGCCGACACGTCGGCCTACGTCGGCGCGTGGGCGCTCGCCGAGGACGACTCCGGCACGACGACCGGCTTCGGCTTCTCGGTCGGGCGGACCACCGAGGACCTGCTGGTCGAGCCGGCTGCGGCCGATGCGGTGCGCCGGTGCCTCACGATGCTCGGCGCGTCCAAGGCGCCCAGCGAGCGGCTCACGGTCGTCCTCGACCCGTACGTCACGTCGCAGTTCCTCGGCCTCGTCGCCGAGCTGCTCTCGGGCGAGGCCGTGCTCCGCGGTCGGTCCGCGTTCGCCGGCCGGGTCGGCGAGCAGGTGGCGTCGCCGCTCGTCACGCTGGTCGACGACCCGACCGACGCGCTGGCGCCCTCGGCCGATGACACCGACGGCGAGGGCCTCGCCTGCCGGCCGGTGGACCTGCTGTCGGGGGGCGTCCTGCAGGGCTACCTGCACAACGCGTACACGGCCCGGGCGACGGGCACGACGTCGACGGGCTCCGCCCAGCGCGGCAGCCACCGCTCGGTCCCCGGCGTCGGTCCGAGGGTCGCCAAGCTGCTGGGCGGCTCGGGCACGTCGGAGCAGGTGATCGCCGCGGTCGGCGACGGGCTGCTGGTCCAGGAGGTCGCCGGGCTGCACTCGGGCGTGAACCCGGTCTCGGGCGACCTGTCGGTCGGCGTCGAGGGCGTGCGGATCCGTGGCGGCGAGCTCGCCGAGTCCATCCGCGAGGTGACGATCGGTTCGACGCTGCAGCGGATGCTGCTCGACGTGCAGGCGGTCGGTGCGGACCTGACGTACTTCCCGTGGGACGCCGCCGGGGTCACCCTGGCGATCGCCGACGTCACGATGTCGGGGACCTGA
- a CDS encoding TldD/PmbA family protein: MTVDGQAELLELGRKVLADAGAGEQVEIVLGRSTSTSVKVFGGEVESLTSASSDGAGIRVLRDGRQGFAHCGSLEPDVLAETLAEARDNCAFGEPDEFNGLAEDDGVPVVPQESWSDAVVGLPNVDKVELALELERRTLAIDPRVTTARTTSYGDGWGESAVLSTNGIEVVQRGASCSISTSPMARHDGETQIGWAVDASRDPAVLDLDQVAADAVERAVRLLGATKPASSRMTILLEPRLALTLVSLVAGMLGGDAVLKGRSPFADRVGEEIASPLLTFVDDPTRAESIAAEEHDGEGLACRRNDLVVDGVLHGFLHDSYTGRRSGVGSTASAVRGVRSLPGVGAQLLVMSPGTRSFDELVASIDHGLYVTSFAGLHSGVNPVSGDFSVGADGLLIEGGALGAPVREMTIASTLQRLLLDIREVGGDFEWTPGGSGACSLVIDDVSVSGS, encoded by the coding sequence GTGACGGTCGACGGGCAGGCGGAGCTACTGGAGCTGGGCCGGAAGGTCCTGGCCGATGCGGGCGCGGGGGAGCAGGTCGAGATCGTCCTCGGCCGGTCGACGAGCACCTCGGTGAAGGTGTTCGGCGGCGAGGTCGAGTCGCTGACCTCGGCGTCGTCGGACGGCGCGGGCATCCGGGTGCTGCGCGACGGCCGGCAGGGGTTCGCCCACTGCGGGTCGCTCGAGCCCGACGTGCTCGCCGAGACGCTGGCCGAGGCGCGCGACAACTGCGCCTTCGGCGAGCCCGACGAGTTCAACGGCCTCGCCGAGGACGACGGCGTCCCGGTCGTTCCGCAGGAGTCGTGGTCCGACGCGGTCGTCGGCCTCCCGAACGTCGACAAGGTGGAGCTGGCGCTCGAGCTCGAGCGGCGCACGCTCGCCATCGACCCGCGCGTGACGACCGCCCGCACCACCTCGTACGGCGACGGGTGGGGCGAGTCGGCGGTGCTGTCGACCAACGGCATCGAGGTCGTCCAGCGCGGCGCGTCGTGCTCGATCTCCACGTCGCCGATGGCCCGCCACGACGGCGAGACGCAGATCGGTTGGGCCGTCGACGCGTCCCGCGACCCGGCGGTGCTCGACCTCGACCAGGTCGCCGCCGACGCCGTCGAGCGTGCGGTCCGGCTGCTCGGCGCCACGAAGCCGGCGTCGTCGCGGATGACGATCCTGCTCGAGCCGCGGCTCGCGCTGACGCTGGTGTCCCTCGTCGCCGGGATGCTCGGCGGCGACGCGGTGCTGAAGGGTCGCTCGCCCTTCGCCGACCGCGTGGGCGAGGAGATCGCCTCGCCGCTGTTGACCTTCGTCGACGACCCGACCCGCGCCGAGTCGATCGCGGCCGAGGAGCACGACGGCGAGGGGCTGGCGTGCCGTCGCAACGACCTCGTCGTCGACGGGGTGCTGCACGGGTTCCTCCACGACAGCTACACCGGCCGGCGCTCCGGGGTCGGTTCGACGGCCTCCGCGGTGCGCGGCGTGCGGTCGCTGCCGGGGGTCGGTGCCCAGCTGCTCGTCATGTCGCCCGGCACCCGCAGCTTCGACGAGCTGGTGGCGTCGATCGACCACGGCCTCTACGTCACGTCGTTCGCCGGGCTGCACTCCGGCGTGAACCCCGTGTCGGGCGACTTCTCGGTCGGCGCCGACGGCCTGCTCATCGAGGGCGGTGCGCTGGGCGCACCGGTCCGCGAGATGACGATCGCGTCGACCCTCCAGCGCCTCCTGCTCGACATCCGCGAGGTGGGCGGCGACTTCGAGTGGACGCCCGGCGGCAGCGGCGCCTGCTCGCTCGTGATCGACGACGTGTCGGTCTCGGGCAGCTGA
- a CDS encoding zinc-dependent metalloprotease translates to MSASDPNGPDDDPFGDDDQDRAGGFGPGGPGGAGMPFQDMGSFLQDLSRMLAGGGGGSWDTAAQLAGSIATQGRSEPNIDPTDRMAVEQLARVAELQVRGVVEVGGDDPIRLEALNRTQWARRFLDDERPLLERLSGSLGKALQAQLGELEREAEEDPFGEVPGLAGMGSPDALIRQVMAMMGPMLLGMMAGSTAGHLAARAFGHYELPLPRPASGPLTMVLSNVDEFADEWSLPRESVRLWVVLSDVAHHRVLGIPHVRAQLERLLEDYASNFNDDVGDMERRMVELGIPDLLGSGEPDMAALQRLAADPDILLGAMQSETQRELMPRIETLVATIEGFVDHVLDRLGHRLLPDYDRVTEAMRRRRVEFGPERRFVERLFGLELRQATFDRGASFVDGLVDRAGVEVLDELWADAEHLPTPAELDAPGLWLARVGVDVGDGVDDLPELDEPFEIPDFLDLGDEDGPQG, encoded by the coding sequence GTGAGCGCTTCCGATCCCAACGGTCCGGACGACGATCCGTTCGGGGACGACGACCAGGACCGCGCCGGCGGCTTCGGCCCCGGCGGGCCGGGCGGTGCGGGCATGCCGTTCCAGGACATGGGCTCCTTCCTCCAGGACCTGTCACGCATGCTCGCCGGCGGGGGCGGGGGCAGCTGGGACACCGCGGCGCAGCTCGCCGGCTCGATCGCCACGCAGGGCCGGTCCGAGCCCAACATCGACCCGACCGACCGGATGGCCGTCGAGCAGCTGGCCCGGGTGGCCGAGCTGCAGGTCCGGGGCGTGGTCGAGGTCGGCGGCGACGACCCGATCCGGCTCGAGGCGCTCAACCGCACGCAGTGGGCCCGCCGCTTCCTCGACGACGAGCGGCCACTGCTCGAGCGGCTGTCGGGTTCGCTCGGCAAGGCCCTCCAGGCGCAGCTCGGCGAGCTCGAGCGCGAGGCCGAGGAGGACCCGTTCGGCGAGGTGCCCGGCCTGGCCGGCATGGGCTCCCCCGACGCGCTGATCCGCCAGGTGATGGCGATGATGGGCCCGATGCTGCTCGGGATGATGGCGGGCAGCACCGCCGGCCACCTCGCGGCGCGGGCCTTCGGGCACTACGAGCTGCCGCTCCCGCGGCCCGCCAGCGGTCCGCTCACGATGGTGCTGAGCAACGTCGACGAGTTCGCCGACGAGTGGAGCCTGCCGCGCGAGTCGGTGCGGCTCTGGGTCGTGCTGTCCGACGTGGCCCACCACCGGGTGCTCGGCATCCCGCACGTCCGGGCGCAGCTCGAGCGACTGCTCGAGGACTACGCGTCGAACTTCAACGACGACGTGGGCGACATGGAGCGCCGGATGGTCGAGCTCGGCATCCCCGACCTGCTCGGTTCCGGCGAGCCCGACATGGCGGCGCTGCAGCGGTTGGCCGCCGACCCCGACATCCTGCTCGGCGCGATGCAGTCCGAGACCCAGCGCGAGCTGATGCCCCGCATCGAGACGCTGGTGGCGACCATCGAGGGCTTCGTCGACCACGTGCTCGACCGCCTCGGCCACCGCCTGCTCCCCGACTACGACCGCGTCACCGAGGCCATGCGCCGGCGGCGCGTCGAGTTCGGTCCCGAGCGGCGCTTCGTCGAGCGGCTCTTCGGGCTGGAGCTCCGCCAGGCCACCTTCGACCGGGGCGCGTCGTTCGTCGACGGGCTGGTCGACCGAGCCGGCGTCGAGGTCCTCGACGAGCTCTGGGCCGACGCCGAGCACCTGCCGACGCCCGCCGAGCTCGATGCCCCGGGCCTGTGGCTGGCCCGGGTCGGCGTCGACGTCGGCGACGGCGTGGACGACCTGCCCGAGCTCGACGAGCCGTTCGAGATCCCCGACTTCCTCGACCTCGGCGACGAGGACGGCCCCCAGGGCTGA
- a CDS encoding molybdenum cofactor biosynthesis protein MoaE yields the protein MPAPGTLPPPNGDDWTAISDAALPVGDAYAWAIRPDCGAVVVFTGTARDHSDGRPDVSELAYEAYEEQAVPRMQQVVRELRDRWPEVGRVAIVHRVGDVPIGQEAVLVVVSAPHRQEAFAAARFGIDAVKAAVPVWKRERWDGGEGWGLEAQHLVDPSAVPAVAAPEAVLDAGARR from the coding sequence GTGCCAGCCCCTGGAACCCTGCCTCCGCCGAACGGCGACGACTGGACGGCGATCAGCGACGCCGCCCTGCCCGTCGGCGACGCCTACGCCTGGGCGATCCGACCCGACTGCGGGGCGGTCGTGGTGTTCACCGGCACCGCTCGCGACCACTCCGACGGCCGTCCCGACGTGAGCGAGCTGGCGTACGAGGCGTACGAGGAGCAGGCCGTGCCCCGCATGCAGCAGGTCGTCCGCGAGCTGCGCGACCGGTGGCCCGAGGTCGGCCGCGTGGCGATCGTGCACCGCGTCGGCGACGTGCCGATCGGCCAGGAGGCGGTGCTCGTCGTCGTGTCCGCCCCGCACCGCCAGGAGGCGTTCGCCGCGGCCCGGTTCGGCATCGACGCCGTGAAGGCGGCCGTGCCGGTGTGGAAGCGCGAGCGCTGGGACGGCGGCGAGGGCTGGGGCCTCGAGGCGCAGCACCTGGTCGATCCCTCGGCCGTGCCCGCCGTCGCGGCCCCCGAGGCGGTCCTGGACGCGGGAGCCCGGCGGTGA
- a CDS encoding rod shape-determining protein: MARDLAIDLGTANTLVYARGEGIVLNEPSVIALNSRTNEVLAMGRDAWKMIGRTPSYIVAVRPLRQGAITDFEVTQEMIRLLLKRVGVNRFNRPRVVICVPSAITAVEKRAVTEAARKAGATEAQLIEQPMAAAIGAGLRINEPMANMVIDIGGGTSETALISLGGIVALQAVRVGSFDIDAAIITHIRREYGIAIGEQTAEEIKILIGSAYPTPDEVRAEVRGRELMSGLPKTVILSAAEVRNAIAEPVNTMVDSVLSCVAEAPPELAQDLIERGIFLVGGGSLLKGLDLRLTEETEVPVRLVRQPLESVVLGAGRVIESYEELRDMFMEARR; this comes from the coding sequence CTGGCACGCGACCTGGCCATCGACCTGGGGACCGCCAACACGCTCGTCTACGCGCGTGGCGAGGGCATCGTGCTCAACGAGCCCTCCGTGATCGCGCTCAACAGCCGGACCAACGAGGTCCTGGCGATGGGGCGCGACGCCTGGAAGATGATCGGGCGCACGCCCAGCTACATCGTCGCCGTGCGCCCGCTGCGCCAGGGCGCGATCACCGACTTCGAGGTCACGCAGGAGATGATCCGCCTGCTCCTCAAGCGGGTGGGCGTCAACCGGTTCAACCGTCCACGCGTGGTCATCTGCGTGCCGTCGGCGATCACCGCGGTGGAGAAGCGCGCCGTGACCGAGGCCGCTCGCAAGGCGGGTGCGACCGAGGCCCAGCTCATCGAGCAGCCGATGGCCGCCGCCATCGGCGCCGGGCTCCGCATCAACGAGCCGATGGCCAACATGGTGATCGACATCGGCGGCGGCACGTCCGAGACCGCGCTGATCTCGCTCGGCGGGATCGTCGCGCTGCAGGCCGTCCGGGTCGGCTCGTTCGACATCGACGCCGCGATCATCACGCACATCCGGCGCGAGTACGGGATCGCCATCGGCGAGCAGACCGCCGAGGAGATCAAGATCCTGATCGGCTCCGCCTACCCGACCCCCGACGAGGTGCGGGCCGAGGTGCGCGGGCGCGAGCTCATGTCCGGCCTGCCCAAGACGGTGATCCTGTCGGCGGCCGAGGTGCGCAACGCGATCGCGGAGCCGGTCAACACGATGGTCGACTCGGTGCTGAGCTGCGTGGCCGAGGCGCCGCCCGAGCTGGCGCAGGACCTCATCGAGCGCGGCATCTTCCTCGTCGGCGGCGGGTCGCTGCTCAAGGGCCTCGACCTGCGGCTCACCGAGGAGACCGAGGTCCCCGTGCGGCTCGTCCGCCAGCCCCTCGAGTCGGTCGTGCTCGGCGCCGGTCGCGTGATCGAGTCGTACGAGGAGCTCCGCGACATGTTCATGGAGGCGCGTCGCTGA
- a CDS encoding ABC transporter ATP-binding protein: MAVLEVVDVGVRFGGVVALDSLSFTIDEGQICALIGPNGAGKTTLFNVVSRIYEPSSGSVRFDGVDLLGLPAHRIADLGVGRTFQNLALVPGLSVLDNVMVGGHARSRGGFWASALRLPPVPAQERELKDRSMDVLDRLSLSSLAQRPCAGLPYGTLKRIEFARALVGQPKLLMLDEPASGLTHGEVEELGTVIRQIRDEFDLTVLLVEHHMAMVMSISDKVVVMDLGQKIAEGVPAQVREDPRVIAAYLGAPA, translated from the coding sequence TTGGCAGTGCTCGAGGTGGTCGACGTCGGGGTGCGCTTCGGCGGCGTCGTCGCGCTCGATTCGCTGTCGTTCACGATCGACGAGGGCCAGATCTGCGCCCTGATCGGCCCGAACGGCGCCGGCAAGACCACGTTGTTCAACGTCGTCAGCCGCATCTACGAGCCGTCGTCGGGCTCGGTCCGCTTCGACGGCGTCGACCTCCTCGGGCTGCCGGCGCACCGCATCGCCGACCTCGGCGTCGGTCGCACGTTCCAGAACCTGGCGCTCGTGCCCGGCCTCTCGGTGCTCGACAACGTGATGGTCGGCGGCCACGCCCGCAGCCGTGGGGGCTTCTGGGCCTCGGCGCTGCGCCTGCCGCCGGTGCCGGCGCAGGAGCGGGAGCTGAAGGACCGGTCGATGGACGTGCTCGATCGGCTGTCGCTCTCGTCGCTCGCCCAGCGCCCGTGCGCCGGGCTGCCCTACGGCACGCTCAAGCGGATCGAGTTCGCCCGGGCGCTCGTCGGCCAGCCGAAGCTGCTCATGCTCGACGAGCCCGCCAGCGGCCTGACGCACGGCGAGGTCGAGGAGCTCGGCACGGTGATCCGCCAGATCCGCGACGAGTTCGACCTCACCGTGCTGCTCGTCGAGCACCACATGGCGATGGTGATGTCGATCTCCGACAAGGTCGTCGTCATGGACCTCGGCCAGAAGATCGCCGAGGGCGTGCCCGCCCAGGTGCGCGAGGACCCTCGCGTGATCGCGGCCTACCTGGGAGCGCCGGCGTGA
- a CDS encoding ABC transporter ATP-binding protein, producing MSLLEVRGLRAGYGIVEVLFGLDFEVDAGELVVVLGANGSGKTTTLRAISGMLDHRGEVIFDGTSLAGMRPDQIVQAGIAHVPQGRGTINDLTVVENLRIGAWTRKDKEVDADIDRWCAAFPRLGERRDQAAGSMSGGEQQMLAIARAFMSRPRLLLLDEPSLGLAPLVTGEVFDRLRDITESTGTAVLLVEQNANLALDFAGRAYVLEAGEIVASGPAAQLLHDEAVQKAYLGL from the coding sequence GTGAGCCTCCTCGAGGTCCGCGGCCTGCGGGCCGGCTACGGCATCGTCGAGGTGCTGTTCGGACTCGACTTCGAGGTCGACGCGGGCGAGCTCGTGGTGGTGCTCGGTGCGAACGGCTCGGGCAAGACGACGACCCTGCGGGCGATCTCGGGGATGCTCGACCATCGCGGCGAGGTGATCTTCGACGGCACCTCGCTCGCCGGCATGCGGCCCGACCAGATCGTCCAGGCCGGCATCGCCCACGTGCCCCAGGGCCGCGGCACGATCAACGACCTCACGGTCGTCGAGAACCTCCGCATCGGGGCGTGGACCCGGAAGGACAAGGAGGTGGACGCCGACATCGACCGGTGGTGCGCGGCGTTCCCGCGGCTCGGCGAGCGGCGCGACCAGGCCGCCGGGTCCATGTCGGGCGGTGAGCAGCAGATGCTCGCCATCGCCCGGGCCTTCATGTCGCGGCCGCGCCTGCTGCTGCTCGACGAGCCGTCGCTCGGCCTGGCGCCGCTGGTCACCGGCGAGGTCTTCGACCGCCTCCGCGACATCACCGAGTCGACCGGCACCGCCGTGCTGCTGGTCGAGCAGAACGCCAACCTCGCGCTCGACTTCGCCGGCCGCGCCTACGTGCTCGAGGCGGGCGAGATCGTCGCCAGCGGCCCGGCCGCGCAGCTGCTGCACGACGAAGCCGTCCAGAAGGCGTACCTGGGGCTCTGA
- a CDS encoding branched-chain amino acid ABC transporter permease, with translation MTNFLQVLFVGIGDGAIYAMLGLGLVVIYRSTGLLNFAQGEMAMFSTFLVWTVWDLGVPLPLAVLAGMVGGFGIGALTHQVAVSPVGDPHERPLAVVIVTIGLFVGLNGAAQLIWGTLDRELPPLFGTGQVEIGGVSIAWQKIGAVIVLAILALAFWLLFQRTRLGLAMRAVASNSESASLVGVPVPRLLMLGWGLAAAVGTVAGVFTAPGRGLGSNLMQLTLIFGFAAITLGGFDSLLGAVVGGFIVGIASSVVPQYVPGFEKMPLAPAFILILAILLFRPEGLFGRKQVRRV, from the coding sequence ATGACGAACTTCCTCCAGGTCCTCTTCGTGGGCATCGGCGACGGTGCGATCTACGCCATGCTCGGCCTCGGGCTCGTCGTCATCTACCGGTCGACCGGGCTGCTCAACTTCGCCCAGGGCGAGATGGCGATGTTCTCCACGTTCCTCGTGTGGACGGTGTGGGACCTCGGCGTCCCGCTGCCGCTCGCCGTCCTGGCCGGCATGGTCGGCGGCTTCGGCATCGGCGCGCTGACCCACCAGGTGGCGGTGTCGCCCGTCGGCGACCCGCACGAGCGGCCGCTCGCCGTCGTGATCGTCACGATCGGCCTCTTCGTCGGCCTGAACGGTGCCGCGCAGCTGATCTGGGGGACGCTCGACCGGGAGCTGCCGCCGCTGTTCGGGACGGGCCAGGTCGAGATCGGCGGCGTGTCCATCGCGTGGCAGAAGATCGGTGCGGTCATCGTGCTGGCGATCCTCGCCCTCGCGTTCTGGCTGCTGTTCCAGCGGACCCGCCTCGGCCTCGCCATGCGGGCCGTCGCCTCGAACTCCGAGTCGGCCTCGCTCGTCGGCGTGCCCGTGCCGCGGCTGCTGATGCTCGGGTGGGGCCTCGCCGCCGCGGTGGGCACGGTGGCCGGCGTGTTCACGGCGCCCGGCCGGGGCCTCGGCTCCAACCTCATGCAGCTCACCCTGATCTTCGGCTTCGCAGCCATCACGCTGGGCGGGTTCGACAGCCTGCTCGGCGCCGTCGTCGGCGGGTTCATCGTCGGCATCGCCTCGTCGGTGGTGCCGCAGTACGTGCCGGGCTTCGAGAAGATGCCCCTTGCGCCGGCGTTCATCCTGATCCTGGCCATCCTGCTGTTCCGGCCCGAGGGCCTGTTCGGCCGCAAGCAGGTGCGACGCGTGTGA